The following coding sequences lie in one Populus trichocarpa isolate Nisqually-1 chromosome 14, P.trichocarpa_v4.1, whole genome shotgun sequence genomic window:
- the LOC7462077 gene encoding uncharacterized protein LOC7462077 isoform X1: protein MQCHRVYKRENMNAFKAFKAQVPIAWSPHLYITLVRGIPGTRRLHRRTLEALRLHKCNRTVMRWNTPTAMGMLQQVKRLVVIETEEMYKARKQNEANHQALRPPLVINHLPASASSFS, encoded by the exons TTACAAAAGAGAAAACATGAATGCATTCAAAGCTTTCAAAGCCCAAGTTCCAATTGCATGGAGTCCGCACCTGTATATAACTTTGGTGAGGGGCATTCCAGGAACTAGGAGACTTCACAGGCGTACCTTAGAGGCATTGCGTCTTCACAAGTGCAATCGGACTGTCATGCGATGGAATACTCCTACAGCCATGGGAATGCTCCAGCAG GTGAAGAGGTTAGTTGTGATTGAGACAGAAGAGATGTACAAGGCCCGCAAACAAAATGAGGCAAACCACCAAGCTTTACGCCCACCATTGGTCATAAATCACTTGCCTGCCTCTGCAAGCAGTTTTTCTTAA
- the LOC7462077 gene encoding uncharacterized protein LOC7462077 isoform X2 yields the protein MNAFKAFKAQVPIAWSPHLYITLVRGIPGTRRLHRRTLEALRLHKCNRTVMRWNTPTAMGMLQQVKRLVVIETEEMYKARKQNEANHQALRPPLVINHLPASASSFS from the exons ATGAATGCATTCAAAGCTTTCAAAGCCCAAGTTCCAATTGCATGGAGTCCGCACCTGTATATAACTTTGGTGAGGGGCATTCCAGGAACTAGGAGACTTCACAGGCGTACCTTAGAGGCATTGCGTCTTCACAAGTGCAATCGGACTGTCATGCGATGGAATACTCCTACAGCCATGGGAATGCTCCAGCAG GTGAAGAGGTTAGTTGTGATTGAGACAGAAGAGATGTACAAGGCCCGCAAACAAAATGAGGCAAACCACCAAGCTTTACGCCCACCATTGGTCATAAATCACTTGCCTGCCTCTGCAAGCAGTTTTTCTTAA
- the LOC7468520 gene encoding protein NRT1/ PTR FAMILY 6.4: protein MVLATSHSGKDGAHADPAVDFRGNPVDKSRTGGWLAAGLILGTELSERICVMGISMNLVTYLVGELHISSAKSATIVTNFMGTLNLLGLLGGFLADAKLGRYLAVAIFASITALGLSLLTMATTIPTMRPPQCDDYRKQHYQCIEASGNQLALLYAALYTTALGGGGIKSNVSGFGSDQFDQTDPKEEKAMHFFFNRFYFCISIGSLFAVIVLVYIQDNVGRGWGYGISAGTMVIAVAVLLCGTPWYRFKKPRGSPLTTIWRVSLLAWKKRRHPYPSHPSLLNDYDSATVPHTEKFKYLDKAAIMDPTSSAQKNDPWIVSTVTEVEEVKMVLKLIPIWSTCILFWTVYSQMTTFTIEQATFMNRKVGSLVIPSGSYSTFLFITILLFTSLNERLFIPLARKLTHNAQGLTSLQRIGIGLFLSILAMVAAAIIEKERRETVIQQNTMISAFWLVPQYFLVGAGEAFVYVGQLEFFIREAPERMKSMSTGLFLSSISMGFFVSSLLVSLVDKATKKIWLRSNLNKGRLNNFYWMLAVLGLLNLFIFLVFAREHQYKVQQYIKPKNSEEKELKTANDLTVLEMVKEEEMI from the exons ATG GTTTTAGCAACAAGCCACAGTGGGAAAGATGGTGCGCACGCTGATCCTGCAGTAGACTTTCGAGGAAATCCTGTGGACAAGTCCAGAACTGGAGGATGGCTTGCTGCGGGGCTCATTTTGG GGACCGAACTTTCAGAGAGAATATGCGTCATGGGCATATCAATGAATTTAGTGACATACCTAGTAGGAGAGCTGCATATTTCATCAGCAAAATCTGCAACCATAGTCACCAATTTCATGGGTACTCTCAACCTTCTCGGCCTCCTAGGAGGTTTCTTGGCAGATGCTAAGCTTGGTCGGTACTTGGCAGTTGCTATCTTCGCATCCATAACTGCTTTG GGGCTCAGTCTATTAACCATGGCCACAACCATTCCTACCATGAGACCCCCACAGTGCGATGACTACAGGAAACAGCATTATCAGTGTATCGAGGCCAGTGGAAATCAACTGGCTCTGCTATATGCAGCACTTTATACCACAGCACTTGGTGGTGGTGGAATTAAGTCTAATGTCTCAGGTTTTGGATCTGATCAGTTCGATCAAACAGATCCCAAGGAGGAGAAGGCGATGCATTTCTTCTTCAATAGGTTCTATTTTTGCATTAGCATCGGGTCATTGTTTGCGGTTATAGTGCTTGTATACATACAAGATAACGTGGGAAGAGGGTGGGGATATGGAATTTCAGCGGGGACGATGGTGATCGCAGTAGCAGTATTGCTCTGTGGGACACCGTGGTACCGTTTCAAGAAGCCTCGAGGTAGCCCATTAACTACCATATGGAGGGTATCACTCTTGGCATGGAAGAAGAGGAGGCACCCTTATCCTTCCCATCCCAGCCTTCTGAATGATTATGACAGTGCCACAGTTCCCCACACAGAGAAATTCAA GTATCTTGACAAGGCTGCAATCATGGATCCCACCTCCAGCGCACAAAAAAATGACCCTTGGATAGTATCGACAGTTACGGAAGTTGAAGAAGTGAAGATGGTACTAAAGCTCATCCCAATTTGGTCTACATGTATCCTCTTTTGGACAGTCTACTCTCAAATGACTACTTTCACCATTGAACAAGCGACCTTCATGAACAGAAAAGTTGGCTCCTTGGTTATTCCTTCAGGTTCATACTCCACCTTTCTCTTTATCACCATTCTCCTCTTTACATCCCTAAATGAAAGACTCTTCATTCCCCTGGCTCGAAAGCTCACCCACAACGCACAAGGACTGACAAGCCTTCAAAGGATTGGAATTGGACTCTTTCTTTCAATACTAGCTATGGTGGCTGCTGCTATcattgagaaagaaagaagggaaaCTGTTATTCAACAAAATACAATGATAAGTGCCTTTTGGCTAGTCCCTCAATATTTCCTAGTGGGTGCCGGGGAGGCTTTCGTTTATGTTGGACAACTTGAGTTTTTCATCAGAGAGGCACCAGAAAGGATGAAATCAATGAGCACTGGGCTTTTCCTTAGCAGCATCTCAATGGGTTTCTTTGTTAGCAGTTTGTTGGTGTCTTTAGTTGACAAAGCTACCAAGAAAATCTGGCTCAGGAGCAACTTGAATAAAGGGAGGTTAAATAACTTCTATTGGATGCTTGCAGTGCTAGGACTGTTGAACCTATTCATTTTCCTAGTTTTTGCAAGGGAGCATCAGTACAAAGTCCAGCAGTATATCAAGCCCAAGAACTCTGAAGAGAAAGAGCTTAAAACTGCAAATGATTTGACTGTTTTAGAGATGGTGAAGGAGGAGGAAATGATTTAA